Proteins from a single region of Acanthochromis polyacanthus isolate Apoly-LR-REF ecotype Palm Island chromosome 11, KAUST_Apoly_ChrSc, whole genome shotgun sequence:
- the oscp1a gene encoding protein OSCP1a codes for MSVRTLPLVFINLGGEMLYILDQRLRAHNTSEDNSEKGVWSENDRKRVMNDIVGTMFSKAFMDELLKPQQLYSHRTMKTVLTRLAHASIMRLNPASMDRLYELMVMAFKYQVFLCPRPKDLLLISYNHIDAIRELVRDTPGVLNQVDETHRKIIEVYSPLSAGELQLLRQTLLIFFEDMHVRVSLFLKNQIQNPNGRFAMAPSGPVPHGTDVPGLIRTLDSKGREIRRTEFPTGGSYSSPIREGSFELYGNRVIRLGMNMYTENHPEETHTSKASSVKPVDDSPNLLAKEELNLLARLMGSMKAENTSEAETGFRINLFNTDEEEEEAGAAGGAEEPLFGVINIQAMQDEQAATELARIAGQFAEEEEKPENHHSSSKGDDLLAMMDDL; via the exons ATGTCTGTGAGAACCCTGCCCCTGGTGTTCATTAATCTGGGTGGAGAGATGCTTTACATACTGGACCAGCGGCTGCGAGCTCACAACACGTCTGAGGATAATTCAGAGAAAG GCGTGTggtcagaaaatgacagaaaaagag TTATGAATGACATCGTTGGGACCATGTTCAGTAAAGCCTTCATGGATGAACTCCTCAAACCTCAGCAGCTGTATTCTCACAGGACAATGAAAACGGTGCTAACTCGGTTAGCGCACGCGTCCATCATGAGGCTGAACCCGGCCAGCATGGACCGG CTTTATGAGCTGATGGTCATGGCCTTCAAATATCAAGTCTTCCTTTGCCCTCGACCTAAAGACCTGCTGCTCATCTCCTACAACCACATAGACGCCATCAGGGAGCTGGTCAGAGACACTCCGGGGGTCCTGAACCAGGTGGACGAGACACACAGGAAAATCATCGAG GTTTACTCACCTCTATCAGCGGGAGAACTGCAGCTCCTCAGACAAACGCTGCTCATATTTTTTGAAGACATGCATGTTCGA GTGTCACTTTTTCTAAAGAACCAAATCCAGAACCCCAACGGACGTTTTGCTATGGCGCCCTCAGGCCCAGTGCCTCATGGGACGGATGTTCCAGGACTTATTAG GACGTTGGACAGTAAAGGCAGAGAGATCAGACGGACGGAGTTTCCTACCGGAGGAAGTTACAGCAGCCCGATCAGAGAGGGATCGTTTGAGCTGTATGGAAACAGAGTCATCAGGCTGGGCATGAACAT GTACACCGAGAACCATCCAGAGGAGACTCACACATCCAAAGCTTCCTCTGTTAAG CCCGTAGACGATTCTCCAAACCTTCTGGCCAAGGAGGAGCTGAACCTGTTGGCTCGTCTGATGGGAAGCATGAAGGCCGAGAACACGAGCGAAGCTGAAACCGGGTTTAGGATCAACCTGTTTAACAccgatgaggaggaggaggaggc aggagcagcaggaggagctgagGAGCCTTTATTTGGAGTCATAAATATTCAAGCTATGCAG GATGAACAGGCAGCTACAGAATTGGCTCGAATCGCTGGACAGtttgcagaagaagaagagaaacctGAAAaccaccacagcagcagcaaaggaGACGACCTGCTGGCCATGATGGacgacctctga
- the lsm10 gene encoding U7 snRNA-associated Sm-like protein LSm10, with protein MESEGAESSVPAPVEVFSSIRERTIAENSMVVLLQGLQGEVTTVDLRNESTARGRVISVDAFMNIRLADVLYRDRRDQLTRLQDLFVTGRNVRYVHIPDHVDIMKTIQNQLSKIHRVRNFASEGGGRKEFPKKTK; from the coding sequence ATGGAGTCTGAGGGGGCGGAGTCTTCAGTCCCAGCGCCGGTCGAGGTGTTCAGCTCGATCCGTGAGCGCACGATAGCGGAGAACAGCATGGTGGTTCTGCTGCAGGGCCTTCAGGGGGAGGTGACCACGGTGGACCTGAGGAACGAGAGCACGGCTCGGGGACGGGTCATCAGCGTGGACGCCTTCATGAACATCCGTCTGGCCGACGTCCTGTACCGGGACCGGCGGGACCAGCTGACCCGGCTGCAGGACCTGTTCGTCACCGGCAGGAACGTCCGCTACGTGCACATCCCCGACCACGTGGACATCATGAAGACCATCCAGAACCAGCTCAGCAAGATCCACCGAGTCCGAAACTTCGCCAGCGAaggtggaggcaggaaagagttccCAAAGAAAACTAAGTAA